One genomic segment of Bremerella alba includes these proteins:
- a CDS encoding Na(+)-translocating NADH-quinone reductase subunit C, with product MRRDSVAGTILVAAVLCVVCSVIVSGTAVGLKSLQQANAKLDKQRNVLAAAGLLKPGDTAADVQATFDKNFEKQFVNLETGEIVSAEQLKEAGVAEPATYDPAEVRDNPQLNRTVEGLPGITRTEKYADVYLVKSDDKTLEGVVLPIYGKGLWSTMYGFLALDADLTTAKGITFYQHGETPGLGGEVDNPNWKDQWPGKKVRDDAGDVLIEVVKGQASGDSEVDGLSGATITTNGVNHFVRFWLGDQGFGPYLKNLESKEKSNG from the coding sequence ATGCGACGTGATAGTGTTGCCGGAACCATTTTGGTTGCCGCGGTTTTATGCGTGGTCTGCTCCGTCATCGTGAGTGGTACGGCGGTTGGGCTGAAGAGTCTTCAACAGGCCAACGCCAAGCTCGACAAGCAGCGTAACGTGCTGGCGGCCGCCGGCCTCCTCAAGCCTGGGGATACGGCTGCTGATGTCCAAGCGACGTTTGATAAAAACTTCGAGAAACAATTCGTGAACCTCGAAACGGGCGAAATCGTCTCGGCCGAGCAGCTGAAAGAAGCTGGCGTCGCTGAGCCAGCAACTTACGATCCGGCCGAAGTTCGCGATAACCCGCAGCTGAACCGGACCGTTGAAGGTTTGCCTGGGATCACCAGAACCGAGAAATACGCGGACGTCTATCTGGTTAAATCAGATGACAAAACGCTTGAAGGGGTTGTCCTGCCGATCTACGGCAAAGGCCTGTGGTCGACCATGTACGGCTTTTTGGCACTCGACGCCGATCTGACGACCGCCAAGGGGATCACTTTCTACCAGCACGGTGAAACGCCGGGCCTGGGTGGTGAGGTCGATAATCCCAACTGGAAAGATCAGTGGCCAGGTAAGAAGGTCCGAGACGACGCTGGTGATGTGCTCATCGAAGTCGTTAAGGGTCAGGCCAGCGGAGACTCTGAGGTCGATGGCTTGTCGGGTGCGACGATCACAACCAATGGTGTGAATCATTTCGTCCGCTTCTGGTTGGGTGATCAAGGCTTCGGTCCTTATCTCAAGAACCTCGAATCGAAGGAGAAGTCCAATGGCTGA
- a CDS encoding FAD:protein FMN transferase — translation MQNTITASLLWLAVFLGCQQAAPPDPISTIEGQTMGTTYHVRAVTGPQGPQRLTQLQAKVDQLLVQVNRQMSTYDPDSELSRFNGSPANEWFPVSLELIEVIHAARQISDATDGAFDVTVGPAVNLWRFGPDKQRQEFPTDQEIDDAGKLVGYQQVEVQADPPAIRKTQDDVYVDLSAIAKGYGVDVVFDLLQKEGFTDFMVEIGGEVRAAGLKPDGEPWKIGIETPADDARQYNFIVGLRDKGLATSGDYRNFFEHDGRRYSHTINPQTGRPVEHDLASVSVLFDSCMMADGYATALLVLGPVEGYNFAQEHNLAVLFQMRKEDGTVETKATTAWQQYQLN, via the coding sequence ATGCAAAACACCATCACGGCCAGCCTTTTATGGCTGGCCGTTTTCCTTGGATGCCAACAAGCGGCACCGCCGGACCCCATCTCGACCATCGAAGGTCAGACGATGGGCACCACGTATCACGTTCGTGCGGTTACCGGTCCGCAGGGGCCCCAGCGGCTGACCCAACTGCAGGCAAAGGTCGATCAACTTCTGGTTCAAGTGAATCGCCAGATGTCGACCTACGATCCCGACTCGGAACTGTCTCGCTTCAACGGCTCTCCGGCCAACGAGTGGTTCCCGGTTTCGCTCGAACTGATCGAAGTCATTCATGCTGCCCGGCAGATCAGCGATGCCACCGACGGAGCTTTCGACGTGACGGTCGGACCGGCGGTAAACCTCTGGCGGTTTGGCCCGGACAAACAGCGTCAAGAGTTTCCGACCGATCAAGAGATTGACGACGCCGGCAAGCTGGTGGGTTATCAGCAAGTCGAAGTGCAGGCAGATCCACCGGCGATTCGCAAAACTCAAGACGACGTCTATGTCGACTTGTCCGCGATTGCCAAAGGGTATGGCGTTGACGTGGTATTCGACTTGCTGCAAAAGGAAGGCTTCACCGACTTCATGGTCGAGATCGGCGGCGAAGTTCGCGCGGCCGGGCTCAAGCCCGACGGCGAGCCATGGAAGATCGGAATCGAAACGCCAGCCGACGATGCCCGGCAGTACAATTTCATAGTTGGACTACGCGACAAGGGACTGGCGACTTCCGGCGACTATCGCAATTTCTTCGAGCACGACGGCAGACGTTACTCGCATACCATCAATCCCCAGACCGGCAGACCGGTCGAACACGACTTGGCTTCGGTGAGTGTCCTTTTCGATAGTTGCATGATGGCCGACGGTTATGCCACCGCACTTTTGGTCTTGGGACCGGTCGAAGGATATAATTTCGCACAAGAGCATAACCTGGCCGTTCTTTTCCAAATGAGGAAAGAGGATGGTACCGTCGAGACCAAAGCCACCACTGCCTGGCAGCAGTATCAATTGAATTAG
- a CDS encoding DUF1552 domain-containing protein, protein MVHQLSRRDFLQKTGISFAAANLLAGLPSLGWASQAAPKKRLVFIFSPNGVIPDHFWPKTLGSDYDMQRILKPLESFKQQTMTIKGIGNLIKGDGDGHMRGMGCLLTGIELFPGDVQGGSDTPAGWAMGISVDQYLKNQLQANADTQTRFGSLEFGVMVPDRADTWTRWSYAGPNQPVAPIDDPYQMFDKMYGQAKNRAMLASVLDDLTDDFKKVEKLISVEDRQLLDTHMQMVRKVELELQAEMAQQQKQNAEQSEDERAELDHAIPELPPNVREDNDNIPQITKMQIELMVNGFVHDMNRIASLQITNSVGQPKMKWLGIEEGHHGLSHEPDSNEEAYEKLIKINTWYCEQVAHLAKRLAETPEPGGNGSMLDNTTIVWTNELGKGNSHTHNDIPFVLVGGGLGLKMGQAIDFKKVAHNRLLLNICEAMGYPQKTFGNPDYCGDGPLTGLT, encoded by the coding sequence ATGGTGCATCAACTTTCACGACGTGACTTTCTGCAGAAGACCGGTATTAGCTTTGCCGCCGCGAATCTGCTGGCCGGGCTGCCGAGCCTTGGCTGGGCGTCGCAGGCTGCGCCAAAGAAACGTCTGGTGTTCATCTTCAGTCCTAACGGCGTGATCCCCGATCACTTCTGGCCCAAGACGCTTGGTTCCGACTACGACATGCAGCGGATTCTTAAGCCGCTCGAGTCCTTCAAGCAGCAGACGATGACCATCAAAGGTATCGGCAACTTGATCAAGGGCGACGGCGACGGTCACATGCGCGGGATGGGCTGCTTGCTCACCGGTATCGAGCTGTTCCCCGGCGACGTCCAAGGCGGGTCCGATACGCCGGCCGGTTGGGCCATGGGCATTTCGGTCGACCAGTACCTGAAAAACCAACTGCAGGCCAACGCCGACACGCAGACGCGTTTTGGTTCGTTGGAATTCGGTGTGATGGTCCCAGACCGGGCCGACACCTGGACGCGTTGGTCGTACGCGGGACCCAATCAGCCGGTCGCTCCGATCGACGACCCCTATCAAATGTTCGATAAAATGTACGGCCAGGCCAAGAACCGGGCCATGCTCGCCAGCGTGCTCGACGATCTGACCGACGACTTCAAAAAGGTCGAAAAGCTGATCAGCGTCGAAGATCGCCAGCTGCTGGATACGCACATGCAAATGGTGCGAAAGGTCGAGTTGGAATTGCAGGCCGAGATGGCGCAGCAGCAGAAACAAAACGCTGAGCAGTCGGAAGATGAACGAGCCGAACTCGATCATGCGATTCCCGAACTTCCGCCGAACGTTCGTGAAGACAACGACAACATTCCGCAGATCACCAAGATGCAGATCGAGTTGATGGTCAACGGTTTCGTCCACGACATGAACCGGATTGCGTCGTTGCAGATTACCAACAGCGTCGGTCAGCCGAAGATGAAGTGGTTGGGTATCGAGGAAGGGCACCACGGTCTGTCGCACGAGCCTGACAGCAACGAGGAAGCCTACGAAAAGCTGATCAAGATCAACACGTGGTACTGCGAACAGGTCGCGCATCTAGCCAAGCGGCTGGCCGAAACTCCCGAGCCCGGCGGAAACGGCAGCATGCTCGACAACACCACCATCGTTTGGACGAACGAACTGGGTAAGGGGAATTCCCATACGCATAACGACATTCCTTTCGTCCTGGTTGGTGGCGGCTTAGGTTTGAAAATGGGTCAGGCAATCGACTTCAAGAAGGTCGCCCATAACCGCTTGTTGCTGAACATCTGCGAAGCAATGGGCTACCCACAAAAGACCTTCGGTAACCCCGACTATTGCGGCGACGGTCCTTTGACCGGGCTGACTTAA
- a CDS encoding DUF1592 domain-containing protein: MTFHSQFVRITLPLALLVLACSAPMVWADEDALRDKGRKIYLSMCADCHGEKGEGVVGAYESALIGDASLGELTHQITKTMPEGDAEACVGPDAQSVAAFMHYAFYSEAARIRNRPPQITLARLTGNQLRQSLADLYSHFHGVPGYTDERGVKGIYFTGSRWKDENKKIERVDPTIDFDFGNESPGEGIGKEEFYVHWNGSVIAEETGDYEIIVRSTISFTMDFGKLGRTLIDNHVQSGDKTEFREVVRLTAGRAYPFKIDYIQRKRKTEQPPASISLSWVPPHSVEQLIPKRNLIPWTIEPTYSLQTKLPPDDRSYGFERGIAVDRQWDDSTTSAAIEFGIVAADELWPHYSRRNKKIPEENRARLKAFLTEFVETAFRTKLSEETKQLYINQQIAETPDDHEAIRRVVLITLKSPRFLYPQTDAIDSPSQKVANRLALTFYDSIPSDKWLLEKVERNQLQDEKQVREAAWRMVNDFRTRGKTREMLHEWLNVSHFGDITKDSARFPGFDPQLLADMRASLDQFLDDIVWSEKSDYRQLFTADWAYTSDRMAEFYGDQWKPEEAPPGEADKLPRGPGPQQLRKTAQGGEHRLGLLTHPYLMSGLAYTDTSSPIHRGVFLIRYMLGRTLRPPNAAFTPLSPDLHPDLTTRERVALQTSPDSCQVCHTRINGLGFTLERFDAVGRFREIEKDQPINSLGSYITRDDQEVTFQNEQDLAQFLATSDDAHRAFVSRAFQHFVKQPVAAYGPEKLDELTEKFKNSGYNIRALLVEIAVIAAMEPHNAKIAG, from the coding sequence ATGACTTTCCATTCTCAGTTCGTTCGCATCACCCTGCCGCTTGCGCTGTTGGTGCTCGCCTGTTCGGCCCCCATGGTTTGGGCTGACGAGGATGCTCTGCGCGACAAGGGCCGGAAGATCTACCTTTCGATGTGTGCTGATTGCCACGGCGAAAAAGGAGAAGGCGTCGTCGGGGCTTACGAATCGGCACTGATCGGCGACGCCAGCCTGGGCGAGCTTACCCACCAGATCACCAAGACCATGCCGGAAGGGGACGCCGAAGCGTGCGTCGGACCCGATGCCCAGTCGGTCGCGGCGTTCATGCATTATGCGTTTTACAGCGAAGCGGCACGGATCCGAAACCGTCCTCCGCAAATCACCTTGGCACGTCTCACCGGCAACCAACTCCGTCAGAGCCTGGCCGACCTTTACAGCCACTTTCACGGTGTCCCCGGCTACACCGACGAACGGGGCGTGAAGGGCATCTATTTCACCGGCTCTCGTTGGAAAGACGAGAACAAAAAAATCGAACGCGTCGATCCGACCATCGACTTCGATTTCGGGAACGAAAGTCCCGGCGAAGGGATCGGCAAGGAAGAGTTCTACGTTCACTGGAACGGAAGCGTCATCGCCGAGGAAACGGGCGACTATGAAATCATCGTGCGAAGCACCATTTCGTTCACTATGGATTTCGGTAAGCTCGGTCGTACCTTGATCGACAACCATGTGCAGTCCGGCGACAAAACCGAGTTCCGCGAGGTCGTCCGGCTGACAGCAGGTCGCGCTTATCCGTTTAAGATCGATTACATTCAGCGAAAACGGAAGACCGAACAGCCGCCGGCGAGTATCTCGCTTTCGTGGGTTCCGCCTCATAGTGTCGAGCAGCTCATTCCCAAACGAAATTTGATTCCTTGGACGATCGAGCCAACGTACTCGCTCCAAACTAAGTTGCCGCCTGACGATCGCAGCTACGGCTTCGAGCGAGGGATTGCCGTCGATCGCCAATGGGACGATTCCACCACGTCGGCCGCGATCGAGTTTGGCATTGTTGCCGCCGACGAGCTGTGGCCCCATTACAGTCGGCGAAACAAGAAGATTCCCGAAGAGAACCGTGCTCGCCTGAAAGCGTTTCTGACTGAGTTCGTCGAGACCGCATTCCGCACAAAGCTCTCGGAGGAAACCAAGCAGCTTTACATCAATCAGCAGATTGCCGAGACTCCGGACGATCACGAAGCCATTCGGCGTGTCGTGCTGATTACCCTGAAGTCTCCTCGGTTTCTTTATCCGCAAACCGATGCGATCGATTCGCCTTCGCAGAAGGTTGCCAATCGTTTGGCATTGACCTTCTACGACTCGATTCCGTCGGACAAGTGGTTGCTCGAAAAGGTCGAACGCAATCAGTTGCAGGACGAAAAGCAAGTCCGCGAAGCTGCCTGGCGGATGGTCAACGACTTCCGGACCCGCGGCAAGACGCGTGAGATGCTGCACGAGTGGCTTAACGTGAGCCATTTCGGGGACATCACCAAGGATAGTGCCCGCTTCCCTGGCTTCGATCCACAACTGCTGGCCGACATGCGGGCCTCGCTCGATCAATTCCTCGACGACATCGTCTGGAGCGAGAAGAGCGATTACCGCCAGCTGTTTACCGCCGACTGGGCCTACACCAGCGATCGCATGGCCGAGTTCTACGGCGACCAGTGGAAGCCTGAAGAGGCTCCCCCGGGGGAAGCCGACAAGCTGCCTCGCGGTCCGGGTCCTCAGCAGTTGCGAAAGACGGCCCAAGGGGGCGAACATCGATTGGGTTTGCTGACCCATCCTTACCTCATGAGTGGGTTGGCTTACACGGACACCTCGTCGCCCATTCACCGTGGTGTGTTTCTGATTCGGTACATGCTCGGTCGAACGCTGCGTCCGCCCAATGCTGCGTTCACGCCGCTTAGTCCTGATCTGCATCCCGATCTGACAACGCGTGAGCGGGTCGCACTGCAAACCAGCCCCGACAGCTGCCAGGTCTGCCACACGCGGATCAATGGGTTGGGGTTCACGCTGGAACGTTTCGACGCCGTCGGGCGTTTCCGCGAGATCGAAAAAGACCAGCCGATCAATTCCTTGGGTAGTTACATAACGCGTGATGACCAAGAAGTTACCTTTCAAAACGAACAAGATTTGGCCCAGTTTTTGGCCACCAGTGACGACGCCCACCGGGCCTTCGTCAGCCGAGCTTTTCAGCACTTCGTCAAACAGCCGGTGGCCGCCTATGGCCCCGAAAAACTGGACGAGCTGACCGAAAAGTTCAAAAATAGTGGATACAACATCCGCGCCCTATTGGTCGAGATCGCAGTGATCGCGGCCATGGAACCCCACAACGCCAAGATTGCAGGATGA
- the nqrF gene encoding NADH:ubiquinone reductase (Na(+)-transporting) subunit F codes for MEIVLGVSMFTGVVLLLVVIILLAKKALVPSGDVQIDINEHSKDICVPAGGKLLSALADQGVFVSSACGGGGTCAQCIVRVKSGGGDILPTERSHINKRQAREGYRLSCQVAVKQDMEVEVPHEALETKKWECEVISNRNVATFIKEFKLKIPEGEAVNFKAGGYIQIEVPPHEVNYKDFAIEEEYHEDWDKFNLWRYVSKVEEPVIRAYSMANYPGEKGIIMLNVRVASPPPRAPEGTPPGKVSSYIFNCKPGDKVTISGPYGEFFINDSDAEMVYIGGGAGMAPLRSHIFELFKQLKTGRKVTYWYGGRSLRELFYVEEFREIEEQFPNFKFNIALSDPLPEDNWTGYQGFIHQVLLENYLKDHPAPEDIEYYMCGPPMMNQAVFKMLDDLGVEPENIRFDDFGG; via the coding sequence ATGGAAATTGTTCTCGGCGTGAGCATGTTCACAGGGGTGGTCCTGCTCCTGGTGGTCATCATTCTCTTGGCCAAGAAGGCTTTGGTGCCGTCCGGAGATGTCCAGATCGACATCAACGAACACTCCAAGGACATTTGTGTCCCCGCAGGCGGCAAGCTGCTTAGCGCGTTGGCCGACCAAGGCGTGTTCGTCTCGTCGGCCTGTGGTGGCGGTGGTACGTGTGCCCAGTGTATCGTCCGCGTGAAAAGCGGCGGCGGCGACATCCTGCCGACCGAGCGATCGCACATCAACAAACGCCAGGCCCGCGAAGGCTATCGCCTTTCCTGCCAGGTCGCCGTCAAGCAGGACATGGAAGTCGAAGTCCCGCACGAAGCGCTGGAAACCAAGAAGTGGGAATGCGAAGTCATCTCGAATCGCAATGTCGCCACGTTCATTAAAGAATTCAAGCTGAAGATTCCCGAAGGGGAAGCGGTCAACTTCAAGGCCGGTGGTTACATCCAGATTGAAGTCCCACCGCACGAAGTCAACTATAAAGACTTCGCCATTGAAGAGGAGTACCACGAAGACTGGGACAAGTTCAACCTCTGGCGCTACGTCAGTAAGGTCGAAGAGCCTGTGATTCGTGCTTACTCGATGGCCAACTACCCGGGCGAAAAGGGCATCATCATGCTCAACGTCCGCGTTGCTTCGCCTCCGCCGCGTGCTCCCGAAGGTACGCCTCCGGGTAAGGTTTCCAGTTACATCTTCAACTGCAAGCCAGGCGACAAGGTGACCATCAGTGGTCCTTACGGCGAGTTCTTCATCAACGACAGCGACGCCGAGATGGTTTACATCGGTGGTGGTGCTGGTATGGCTCCGCTGCGAAGTCATATCTTCGAGCTGTTCAAGCAACTCAAGACCGGCCGTAAGGTGACCTACTGGTACGGTGGCCGTAGTCTTCGTGAATTGTTCTACGTGGAAGAGTTCCGCGAGATTGAAGAGCAGTTCCCGAACTTCAAATTCAACATCGCGTTGTCGGATCCGCTGCCGGAAGACAACTGGACCGGCTACCAAGGGTTCATCCACCAGGTGCTGCTCGAGAACTACCTCAAGGATCACCCGGCACCGGAAGACATCGAATATTACATGTGTGGTCCGCCGATGATGAACCAGGCCGTCTTCAAAATGCTAGACGATCTGGGTGTCGAACCTGAAAACATCCGCTTCGACGACTTCGGCGGCTAA
- the nqrE gene encoding NADH:ubiquinone reductase (Na(+)-transporting) subunit E: MEEDYLTIALKAVFSENLALAFFLGMCTFLAVSKNVKTALGLGLAVIAVMGITIPVNQLLYSFFLKKGAMAWINPSLADMDLSFLGLISYIGVIAAIVQILEMTLDRYVPALYTALGIFLPLITVNCAILGGSLFMVERNYNFGQSVVYGLSAGFGWALAICALAGIREKLKYSDVPDGLKGLGITFITAGLMAMAFMSFGGMIQ; this comes from the coding sequence ATGGAAGAAGACTATTTGACCATCGCCCTCAAGGCGGTCTTCAGCGAAAACCTGGCCCTCGCGTTCTTCCTGGGGATGTGTACGTTCCTGGCTGTTTCTAAGAACGTGAAGACGGCACTTGGCCTCGGTTTGGCTGTGATTGCCGTGATGGGGATCACCATTCCTGTGAACCAATTGCTGTACTCCTTCTTCTTGAAGAAGGGTGCGATGGCTTGGATCAATCCGAGCTTGGCCGATATGGACCTGAGCTTTCTCGGTCTGATTAGCTACATCGGCGTGATCGCGGCGATCGTGCAGATTCTGGAAATGACGCTCGATCGTTACGTTCCGGCGTTGTACACGGCCCTGGGTATCTTCCTGCCGCTGATCACCGTGAACTGTGCCATCCTTGGTGGTTCGCTGTTCATGGTCGAACGAAATTACAACTTCGGGCAAAGTGTGGTTTATGGACTGTCGGCCGGTTTCGGTTGGGCATTGGCCATCTGCGCTCTGGCTGGCATTCGTGAAAAACTAAAATACAGCGACGTTCCCGATGGCCTCAAAGGCCTGGGCATTACGTTCATCACCGCCGGTTTAATGGCGATGGCATTCATGTCGTTTGGCGGTATGATTCAGTAA
- a CDS encoding NADH:ubiquinone reductase (Na(+)-transporting) subunit D: MADSQSPKDVLLDPVVHNNPIALQVLGICSALAVTSKLSTAFTMCLAVIAVTAFSNLGVSMVRKFIPSSIRIIVQMTIIASLVIVVDQLLKAFAYDISKQLSVFVGLIITNCIVMGRAEAFAMKHKPGISFLDGIGNGLGYSMILLVVGFFRELFGSGSLFGITIMPLVKNGGWYESNGLMLLPPSAFFIIGFIIWVIRAFNTDQVESEG, encoded by the coding sequence ATGGCTGATTCGCAGTCTCCTAAGGACGTTTTGCTCGACCCGGTCGTGCATAACAACCCGATCGCTTTGCAGGTCTTAGGGATCTGCTCGGCGTTGGCCGTGACCTCCAAATTGTCGACGGCGTTCACCATGTGCTTGGCGGTGATCGCAGTGACGGCCTTCTCGAACCTGGGCGTCAGCATGGTTCGCAAATTCATTCCCAGTAGCATTCGTATCATCGTGCAGATGACCATCATCGCCTCGCTGGTGATCGTGGTCGATCAGCTTCTCAAGGCCTTCGCCTACGACATCAGCAAGCAGTTGTCGGTGTTCGTCGGGCTGATCATTACCAACTGTATCGTGATGGGGCGGGCCGAAGCGTTCGCCATGAAGCATAAGCCAGGAATCAGTTTCCTCGACGGTATCGGCAATGGGCTGGGCTACTCGATGATTCTGCTGGTCGTTGGTTTTTTCCGCGAACTGTTTGGTAGCGGCTCGCTTTTCGGTATTACTATTATGCCGTTAGTCAAAAACGGCGGCTGGTACGAATCGAACGGCCTGATGCTGCTGCCCCCAAGTGCGTTCTTTATCATCGGGTTCATCATTTGGGTGATCCGAGCGTTCAACACTGACCAAGTCGAATCGGAGGGTTAA
- a CDS encoding sulfatase gives MLRATLFALLFCLTILSPSLAGDRPNIVLIYADDLGWKDVGYQGSDFYETPVIDSLAKQGMTFSAAYACAGNCAPSRACLLSGQYTPRHHLYAVYSTDRGRKNEMRLDPIPNRDGLSPESYTLAEALQDAGYATGHFGKWHLAGKDGAKPRQQGFDETYDSFGDGQLKEGTETNKKGPPTDPKGVFTLTDKACAFIEKNRNRPFFCYLPHHAIHGPLQGQPQTVSKFKAKPKGENHKSVMYAACTYDLDESVGRLLKKLDELKLAEKTIVIFTSDNGSTPRSSQEPLRGNKGGYYEGGIREPLIIRWPGNVQPGSTSDVPVIQVDLFPTILAAAGVSVPKGKSLDGESLMPLLTGQGQLERSAIFWHFPGYLDRPVTRGRPLDVRTGFRSRPVTIINKDHWKLHLFHEEWVLDGGAAKLPENGAVELYNLREDIGERHDLSASHPQKRDELLGDLLRWHASVGALVPNQPNPKYDPAPVKMGKGKRKK, from the coding sequence ATGCTTCGCGCCACGCTCTTCGCTTTGTTGTTTTGCTTGACGATCCTTTCGCCGTCACTGGCGGGCGATCGGCCGAATATCGTGTTGATCTATGCCGATGATCTGGGCTGGAAGGACGTCGGCTATCAAGGTAGCGACTTCTACGAAACGCCGGTCATCGACTCACTCGCCAAGCAAGGCATGACCTTTTCGGCTGCTTACGCGTGCGCGGGAAACTGCGCCCCGAGCCGCGCTTGTCTTCTTTCAGGGCAGTACACCCCGCGGCATCATCTCTATGCCGTTTATAGCACCGACCGAGGTCGCAAAAATGAGATGCGGTTGGACCCCATTCCCAATCGCGATGGCCTTAGTCCGGAAAGCTACACCTTGGCCGAAGCACTTCAGGACGCAGGCTACGCGACCGGTCACTTCGGCAAATGGCATTTGGCTGGCAAGGACGGCGCTAAGCCCCGTCAGCAAGGCTTCGACGAAACGTACGACTCGTTCGGCGATGGCCAGCTAAAGGAAGGAACCGAAACCAACAAGAAGGGGCCTCCTACTGATCCCAAAGGGGTCTTCACGCTGACCGACAAAGCATGTGCGTTCATCGAGAAAAATCGCAATCGCCCTTTCTTTTGCTACCTGCCGCATCATGCGATTCATGGTCCGCTGCAAGGGCAACCGCAAACGGTCAGTAAGTTTAAAGCCAAGCCCAAAGGCGAAAACCACAAGTCGGTCATGTACGCGGCGTGTACCTACGACCTGGACGAAAGTGTCGGACGGCTTCTCAAAAAGCTCGACGAGTTGAAGTTGGCCGAAAAGACCATCGTGATCTTCACCAGCGATAATGGCTCGACGCCCCGGTCATCGCAAGAACCGCTGCGTGGCAACAAAGGTGGATACTACGAAGGGGGCATTCGCGAACCGTTGATCATTCGTTGGCCTGGCAATGTGCAGCCTGGCAGCACGTCTGATGTGCCGGTCATTCAAGTCGATCTCTTTCCGACCATCCTCGCTGCTGCTGGGGTCTCGGTGCCGAAAGGAAAAAGCTTGGATGGCGAAAGCCTGATGCCGCTGCTAACCGGCCAGGGGCAGCTCGAGCGATCGGCGATCTTCTGGCATTTTCCTGGGTATCTTGATAGGCCGGTCACACGCGGACGGCCGTTGGATGTTCGCACTGGCTTTCGTTCGCGGCCGGTTACGATCATCAACAAAGACCATTGGAAGCTGCACCTCTTCCACGAAGAGTGGGTGCTCGATGGAGGAGCGGCGAAGCTGCCTGAAAATGGTGCTGTCGAGCTTTACAATCTGCGGGAAGACATCGGCGAACGTCACGATCTGTCGGCTTCTCATCCCCAAAAACGGGACGAACTGCTAGGTGATTTACTGCGCTGGCACGCAAGTGTCGGGGCCCTGGTGCCTAATCAGCCGAACCCGAAATATGACCCGGCCCCTGTGAAAATGGGGAAGGGGAAGCGGAAAAAATAG
- a CDS encoding alpha/beta hydrolase fold domain-containing protein, which translates to MKCSSRHLSLLGIILFASGVFAQAPSFDRLDRNQDGKIQKDEIPERVQRLFGLIDRDSDGSISEDEFDAFEKRRAQMQRQRAGQRSQSGDNVTGVKITRDIAYGDGKINRQKLDVAVPEKPSTDKPLPVIVLIHGGGWQGGTHGPFLNRATALVRSGDFAAVSIGYRLTDVASWPAQIHDCQAGLRWVKANAEKYNWDPEKIVVWGSSAGGHLVAMLGVSADVSELDGKLGSHSDQSLKVAGVVNFFGPANMLTMGDPKGFERHDSPDSPESKLLGGPAKENVEVAKSASPQFHVSKGDAPILILHGTDDSTVPFQQSVDFHEALTKAGVDSTFVHVKGAGHGFGGQEVNDRVEAFLHKVLLGKDVEVSDKPIDAPQRQQRRPRSE; encoded by the coding sequence ATGAAATGCTCATCGCGGCATCTTTCGCTTCTCGGTATTATCTTGTTCGCTTCCGGTGTCTTCGCTCAAGCACCGTCATTCGATCGGCTAGATCGCAACCAGGATGGCAAGATCCAAAAAGACGAGATCCCCGAGCGTGTTCAGCGTTTGTTCGGTCTGATTGATCGGGATTCGGACGGTAGTATCAGTGAAGATGAATTCGATGCGTTTGAAAAGCGACGAGCCCAGATGCAAAGACAGCGTGCAGGCCAACGATCCCAATCAGGTGACAACGTGACCGGGGTGAAGATTACGCGTGACATTGCTTATGGCGATGGCAAAATCAATCGTCAGAAGCTAGATGTCGCGGTGCCTGAAAAGCCTTCGACGGACAAACCGTTACCGGTCATCGTGCTCATTCACGGTGGCGGCTGGCAAGGCGGAACGCACGGTCCGTTCCTTAACCGCGCGACGGCGTTGGTCCGCAGTGGCGACTTTGCGGCCGTCTCGATTGGTTATCGTCTGACCGACGTCGCGAGTTGGCCAGCTCAGATTCACGACTGTCAGGCCGGTCTGCGGTGGGTGAAAGCGAATGCCGAAAAGTACAACTGGGATCCCGAAAAGATCGTCGTGTGGGGAAGTTCCGCCGGGGGCCATCTCGTGGCCATGCTAGGCGTATCAGCCGATGTTTCGGAGTTAGACGGAAAGCTGGGATCTCATAGCGATCAATCGCTAAAGGTGGCTGGCGTTGTCAACTTTTTCGGCCCGGCGAACATGCTGACGATGGGAGATCCGAAGGGGTTCGAGCGTCACGATAGTCCTGACTCGCCTGAGAGCAAGCTCTTGGGTGGCCCAGCGAAAGAGAACGTCGAAGTCGCCAAGTCCGCCTCGCCGCAATTTCATGTTTCCAAGGGGGACGCGCCGATTTTGATTCTGCACGGCACGGACGATTCGACGGTTCCGTTTCAGCAGTCGGTAGATTTTCACGAGGCCTTGACCAAGGCCGGTGTCGACTCGACCTTCGTACACGTGAAAGGGGCCGGTCATGGGTTCGGCGGCCAGGAAGTCAACGATCGTGTTGAGGCATTTTTGCATAAGGTTCTACTGGGCAAGGATGTCGAAGTGAGCGATAAGCCGATCGACGCTCCGCAGCGTCAACAGCGACGACCCCGTAGCGAATAA